Proteins from a genomic interval of Paenibacillus sp. FSL H8-0048:
- a CDS encoding SDR family oxidoreductase, which produces MRTLQELFNLQGKAAVVTGGAGYLGTAIAEGLAEAGAAVYLVSSNGQRCKETAEAIARTTGAACFGKAMDIRQEASVRECIQSIAEAAGSIDILVNNAAFSSAARLADMSEEQWLAGLDGTINGTFRCVKAVLPYMVEQKRGSIINVSSMYGLVSPNPEVYGDSGMDNPANYGAGKAAIGQFTRYIACHFGQHGIRANTVSPGPFPNAAVQAADPQFIQDLKRKNPLGRIGTPEDLKGVMVFLASAASSYVTGENISVDGGWTAW; this is translated from the coding sequence GGGGCTGGTTATCTGGGTACAGCTATAGCGGAGGGGCTGGCTGAGGCTGGTGCGGCGGTCTATCTGGTAAGCTCGAATGGGCAGCGCTGCAAGGAGACCGCTGAGGCGATCGCCCGCACCACCGGAGCAGCCTGCTTCGGCAAGGCGATGGATATCCGGCAGGAAGCATCAGTCAGAGAATGTATTCAGAGCATCGCTGAAGCGGCCGGAAGCATCGATATCCTGGTGAATAATGCCGCATTCAGCTCAGCCGCAAGGCTTGCGGATATGAGTGAAGAACAGTGGCTGGCCGGGCTGGACGGGACGATCAACGGAACCTTCAGATGTGTCAAAGCGGTCCTGCCCTATATGGTTGAGCAAAAGAGAGGCTCCATCATTAACGTCTCCTCGATGTACGGGCTGGTCTCGCCTAACCCGGAGGTCTACGGAGACAGCGGGATGGATAATCCCGCTAATTACGGAGCCGGTAAAGCAGCGATAGGCCAGTTTACCCGTTACATTGCCTGCCACTTCGGGCAACACGGAATCAGAGCGAATACGGTATCGCCCGGGCCCTTTCCTAATGCAGCGGTTCAAGCTGCTGATCCGCAGTTCATCCAGGATCTGAAACGGAAGAATCCGCTGGGCAGAATCGGTACCCCTGAAGATCTAAAGGGAGTGATGGTGTTCCTGGCTTCCGCCGCCTCAAGCTATGTTACAGGTGAGAATATTTCTGTTGACGGAGGCTGGACCGCATGGTAA
- the pseG gene encoding UDP-2,4-diacetamido-2,4,6-trideoxy-beta-L-altropyranose hydrolase — MNIWIRADSSYSMGTGHIMRCLTLAGGLAARGGQITFICRELPGNLADYIRGQGYAVELLPPPDDPSYAAFWLQVDWRTDAMETVQRLEGAAPADCLIIDHYGIDKRWETWVQGKVKKIVAIDDLADRPHECDLLLDPNPSAARDRYQGLLPAYCTKLTGTCYTLLRPEFRAAKRGLAERDGSISRVLVFFGGTDPTGETLKTLQALQSPAFANLRLDVVAGGMNRRKDEIAFLCGSMPNSTFHCQIDYMADLMKKADLSIGAGGSTTWERCYLGLPSLCIITADNQREITALVHAQGAALSLGKSNEVTAQAIEQGLKAMLADPARVRVMSDQALRLMGEDKWDEVIDRIMGGDYGRPKGLQA; from the coding sequence ATGAATATATGGATTCGGGCCGATTCTTCGTATTCAATGGGCACGGGCCATATCATGCGCTGCCTGACACTTGCAGGCGGGCTTGCCGCCAGAGGCGGGCAGATCACGTTCATTTGCCGCGAGCTGCCGGGGAATCTGGCCGACTATATCAGAGGCCAGGGCTATGCGGTGGAGCTGCTGCCGCCCCCGGATGATCCGTCGTACGCCGCATTCTGGCTTCAGGTGGATTGGCGGACCGATGCTATGGAGACGGTGCAGCGGCTGGAGGGGGCTGCTCCTGCGGATTGCCTCATTATCGACCATTATGGGATTGATAAGCGGTGGGAGACATGGGTACAGGGGAAAGTGAAAAAGATAGTAGCCATCGACGATCTGGCGGACCGCCCGCATGAGTGTGATCTGCTGCTGGACCCCAATCCATCCGCTGCCAGAGACCGTTACCAGGGGCTGCTGCCTGCTTACTGCACGAAATTGACAGGCACCTGCTATACACTGCTCCGGCCTGAATTCCGCGCGGCTAAGAGGGGGCTGGCTGAACGGGACGGAAGCATAAGCCGGGTTCTGGTGTTTTTTGGCGGCACCGATCCTACGGGGGAGACTCTCAAAACCTTGCAGGCCCTGCAAAGTCCCGCCTTCGCTAACCTGCGGCTGGATGTCGTAGCAGGCGGAATGAACCGCCGCAAGGATGAGATTGCCTTCCTATGCGGCTCGATGCCGAATTCCACCTTCCATTGTCAGATTGATTACATGGCTGACCTGATGAAGAAGGCGGACCTCTCCATCGGAGCAGGCGGAAGTACTACCTGGGAGCGCTGTTACCTGGGCCTGCCTTCGCTGTGCATTATTACGGCGGATAATCAGCGGGAGATTACGGCCTTGGTTCATGCGCAGGGGGCTGCATTAAGCCTGGGGAAGAGTAATGAAGTGACAGCCCAAGCAATTGAGCAGGGGCTTAAGGCTATGCTGGCTGACCCGGCGAGGGTACGGGTCATGTCAGATCAGGCGCTCCGCCTGATGGGCGAGGATAAATGGGATGAGGTTATAGACAGGATTATGGGAGGGGACTATGGCAGACCTAAGGGATTACAGGCTTGA
- the pseH gene encoding UDP-4-amino-4,6-dideoxy-N-acetyl-beta-L-altrosamine N-acetyltransferase encodes MADLRDYRLEKLSREHSRLIWEWRNADHIRPYMNHDGMIPLEEHLSWMDAIAEDTSRVVRICYYLDTPVGFVQFSQIDRVHKICEWGFYIGEKSCPPGSGTMMGILALEHIFQVEQLSKVCAQILDFNQRSLSYHRKLGFVEEGRLCRQRIRNHQPVDVVLMALFREQWESRRLRLTEEATTSHEGNQDR; translated from the coding sequence ATGGCAGACCTAAGGGATTACAGGCTTGAGAAGCTGAGCCGGGAGCATAGCCGGCTAATATGGGAATGGCGCAATGCCGATCACATCCGGCCCTATATGAATCATGACGGGATGATTCCACTGGAAGAGCATCTTAGCTGGATGGATGCCATAGCGGAGGATACCAGCCGGGTCGTCCGGATCTGTTACTATCTGGACACACCGGTGGGCTTCGTGCAGTTCTCGCAGATCGACAGGGTCCACAAAATCTGTGAATGGGGCTTTTATATAGGGGAGAAGAGCTGTCCCCCCGGCTCCGGCACCATGATGGGAATCTTGGCGCTGGAGCATATTTTCCAGGTAGAGCAGCTAAGTAAGGTATGCGCGCAAATTCTGGATTTCAATCAGCGGAGCTTGTCCTATCACCGGAAACTAGGCTTCGTAGAGGAAGGCAGGCTATGCAGGCAACGGATCAGAAATCATCAGCCAGTGGATGTGGTCTTGATGGCCCTGTTCCGGGAGCAATGGGAGAGCCGCAGGCTACGGCTGACAGAGGAGGCAACGACAAGCCATGAAGGAAATCAGGATCGGTAA